A stretch of DNA from Clostridiisalibacter paucivorans DSM 22131:
ATCTATACTAGTCCCGTATTGCTCAAGATAAGCACCATCATAATTGCCAAAATAGAATTTACCCAATACAAAGTTTAATCCAAGTACTATAATTATAGGTAATATTGCTGCAGCAAAGCTTGGAAGGTTTGATTGATCCATATCTTTAATATTTTCATTTGGATGATTACCATATCCTTCTCCTGCTGCCATAGCCTTTTTAGACCTAAAAGTTATCCATGTTAATCCACCACCAAACATAACTCCACCACCTATTAATCCTAAGAAAGGTGCTGCCCATGCTGTAGTTCCAAAGAATGGCATAGGAATGGCATTCTGGATCTGAGGTGTTCCTGGTAATGCTGTCATTGTAAATGTAAATGAACCCAATGCTATTGAAGCAGGTATAAATCTCTTCGGTATATTTGCTTCTCTAAATAATGCTGCTGCAATTGGATAAACTGCAAATGCAACAACGAATAATGAAACTCCACCGTAAGTTAATATACCACATGATAATACAACTGCCAATATTGCCTTGTCTTTACCTAACTTTTTAGTTATAAAATGCGCTATAGACTTTGCAGCGCCTGCATCGTCCATAACCTTACCAAATATTGCCCCTAATAAGAATAGAGGGAAGTAAGCCTTTGCATATCCTGCAAAGTTTACCATGAATACTTCTGTATAGCTGGCAAGTAGAGGCACATCACCTGAAAATAATACGGCTAGCATGGCCAACAATGGTGCCAATATAAGTACCGTAATACCCCTATAAGCCAAAAACATCAATAATCCCAAAGAAAGAATAATACCAAATATACCTAACATAAACTTCTCCTCCTCGCTGTTTTATGCACCCAAGATATACCCATTATATCTATTATGTCTATTTAATTACTAATCCCATTTTTTCTTCTTTAAATATAGCTGAATCCATTTCCTTTAGATTTTCAGATACAATAGGCTTAAACTCCATTAAGTCTAAAACATCTTTTTGTAGATCTATCCCAGGAGCTATTTCTGTCAAAACAAGTCCTTCTTTGGATAATTCAAATACTGCTCTCTCTGTAATATATAATACTGGCTGTTCTATTGCAGACGCGTATTCTCCACTAAATGTTATTTGTTCAACTTCTTTTTTGAATTTCTTTACTTTACCTTCATTTAATATTTCAAGTTTTCCATTTCCTGGTTTAACTTTTAATCCTCCAGCTGTAAATGTTCCACAATAAACTACTTTTTTAGCATTTTGTGTAATATTTATAAATCCACCACAACCTGCAATCTTAGGACCAAATTTTGATACGTTTATATTTCCTCTTTCATCACATTGTGCCAATCCCAAGAATGCTATATCTAATCCTCCACCATCATAAAAATCAAATTGATATGGTTGATCTAGGATAGCTTCTGCATTTGTAGATGCACCAAAATCTTGTCCTCCTGCTGGAACTCCACCTACAGGACCTGCCTCTACAGTTAATACCATCTTATCTCCTTGTCCCTCTTCATTTGCAACCATAGCAACAACTTCTGGTACTCCTATACCTAAGTTTACAGCACAATTTGGCATAAGCTCCATAGCTGCCCTTCTAGCAATTACCTTTCTTTCATTAAATTTATAAGGCTTTACTGAGTCTACTGGTATATATGCATTTCCTGCATATTCAGGAAGATATTGAGTTGCAAATGTCTGCATATGATTTTCTTCATCCTCTGCAACAACTACTGCATCTACATATATTCCAGGTATTTTTACCAATTTAGGATCAAGACTTCCTGCTTTTACAACCTTTTTAACCTGTACTATTACCTTTCCACCTGAGTTCTTACAAGCACCAGCAATAGATAAGTTTTCAAGAGATACTGACTCTTCTTCCATACTAATATTTCCGTTTTCATCAGCATATGTTCCTCTTAATAAAGCAAAATCTATAGGGAAAGATTTATAAAGTAAGTAATCTTTTCCTTCTATATCCATAAGTTTTACTATATCATCCTTTGCCATATCGTTAATTTTACCACCATCTAATCGTGGATCAACAAAGGTTTTCAAACCTACATGGGTTAATGTTCCTGGCTTACCAGCTGCGATATCTCTAAACATATGAGATATAGTACCTTGTGGAAGGTTATAAGCCTCTACCTTATTTTCCAAAGCCAATTTTTGTAATTTAGGTGCTAATCCCCAATGTCCACCTATAACTCTTTTAATCAAGCCTTCATGACCAAAGTGGTTTAGACCTCTATCTTTTCCATCTCCTTGACCAGCAGCATAAACTAAAGTAATATCCTGTGGTTTATTTTTTTCTAAAAACCTTTTTTCTAAGGCAATTCCTAATTCTTCCGGAAAACAGTTACCTACAAATCCACCAGTAGCAACTGTAGAACCATCCGTAATCATTTCCATAGCTTCTAAAGCACTAAGTACTTTTACACGCATTTTTGTTACCTCCTTTAAAATTTTTACTCACCCATTATATAAAGCAATTATCATGCCAATAATGAAAGCGTTTTTCATTTTGTTAATTTTTTTTCAAACATGGCTTATATACTATGGTTAACACATCTATTCAATTATATTTTCCCATTATAGATAATAAAAAAACTCAACCGCTGTATAAAAAATATACATCATTTGAGTTTTTTTGACGTTTAACTGTATGTTAAGATGTTTTGAGTAATGTAAATTAATTTTACATGTCTAATCAATTTACGTTTTCTAAGTCATACTGTCTTATTTTATTGTATAATCCCGCTCTACTAATACCTAATATTTTTGAAGCCTTATTTTTATTCCATCCACATTCCTCTAGACATTCTTCTATTACTTGTTTTTCCACATCCTCAATAATTTCCTTTAGATATCCTTGACCTATTTTAAATTTATTATTATTCTTAGTTAGTCTAGAAGGCAAATGTTCTGGCTTTATATATAGATCAGAATCCAATAAATTTATAGCCCTCTCTATGACATTTTCCAATTCCCTAACATTGCCTGGCCAATCATATGCCATCAAATATTCGTATGCCTCTTTAGAAATTCCTTCAACATACATCCCCAATCTAGTAGCAACTTTCATTCTGAGAGCATTAGATAATCCAGGTATATCTTCCTTTCTATCCCTAAGTGGAGGTATAGTTATCTTCATAACATTTAACCTATAATACAAATCATCTCTAAACTCTCCTTTTCTTATGCTTTCCTCTAAATCTTTATTTGTAGATGCTATAATTCTAACATCTATATCCTTTAATACATTTCCTCCTACTCTCTCTATCTCTTTTTCCTGAATCACCCTCAATAGCTTAACTTGCATCTGTACAGGCATATCTCCTATTTCATCTAATAATATAGTTCCTCCATTGGCAATCTCAAATTTTCCTTTTTTCCCACCCTTTCTCGCCCCTGTAAATGCACCTTCTTCATATCCAAATAGTTCTGATTCCAGAAGCTCAGCAGGTATGGCTGCACAATTTAGCTTAATAAAGGGAGCAAGGTATCTTTTACTGGCATTATGTATAGCATGGGCATATAATTCCTTACCTGTACCACTTTCTCCACATATTAATATATTGGAATCTGTCTGAGCAGCTCTTCTTGCCATTTCCTTCACTCTTCTTATTTTGGGAGAGCTACTTATTATATCATTAAAAGAATATTTTGCCCTTCGTTCATTGTCTAATGCACTTTTATAGTACTGAATCTCTTTTTGTAAATTATTTATCTTTCTACTCAATGAATAAAAGTCACTTAAATCTTTGAATATAACCTTTCCTATAGCTCCCACAATTTTACCATCTTTTTTCATAGGCAGTCTCATGGCAACCATCTTATTTCCCCTTATTTCTTGTACCTCACCC
This window harbors:
- a CDS encoding GntP family permease; translated protein: MLGIFGIILSLGLLMFLAYRGITVLILAPLLAMLAVLFSGDVPLLASYTEVFMVNFAGYAKAYFPLFLLGAIFGKVMDDAGAAKSIAHFITKKLGKDKAILAVVLSCGILTYGGVSLFVVAFAVYPIAAALFREANIPKRFIPASIALGSFTFTMTALPGTPQIQNAIPMPFFGTTAWAAPFLGLIGGGVMFGGGLTWITFRSKKAMAAGEGYGNHPNENIKDMDQSNLPSFAAAILPIIIVLGLNFVLGKFYFGNYDGAYLEQYGTSIDKVKGIWSLIIALVVSIVVAIIFFKKNLADVKDTVNKGAIGSLLAIINTSSEVGYGNVIKTLGAFALVKSAILAIPGTPLISLAASTSILAGITGSASGGMSIALGALGDIYLQKAVELGISPQAFHRIAAMACGGLDTLPHNGAVITLLGITGLTHKESYADLGMCTVVIPLGATIVAIIAASLGVV
- a CDS encoding acyl CoA:acetate/3-ketoacid CoA transferase; translation: MRVKVLSALEAMEMITDGSTVATGGFVGNCFPEELGIALEKRFLEKNKPQDITLVYAAGQGDGKDRGLNHFGHEGLIKRVIGGHWGLAPKLQKLALENKVEAYNLPQGTISHMFRDIAAGKPGTLTHVGLKTFVDPRLDGGKINDMAKDDIVKLMDIEGKDYLLYKSFPIDFALLRGTYADENGNISMEEESVSLENLSIAGACKNSGGKVIVQVKKVVKAGSLDPKLVKIPGIYVDAVVVAEDEENHMQTFATQYLPEYAGNAYIPVDSVKPYKFNERKVIARRAAMELMPNCAVNLGIGVPEVVAMVANEEGQGDKMVLTVEAGPVGGVPAGGQDFGASTNAEAILDQPYQFDFYDGGGLDIAFLGLAQCDERGNINVSKFGPKIAGCGGFINITQNAKKVVYCGTFTAGGLKVKPGNGKLEILNEGKVKKFKKEVEQITFSGEYASAIEQPVLYITERAVFELSKEGLVLTEIAPGIDLQKDVLDLMEFKPIVSENLKEMDSAIFKEEKMGLVIK
- a CDS encoding sigma-54 interaction domain-containing protein is translated as MTLFKKSFESVIENISEAIVGVDKYGNIVILNKKAGKLLGLNKKNSMEKNLDEIIPNSELLRILSTGKDELDRRFKYKGKEFNTNRIAIKDGEDIKGAIAIFQDLTVYNELREKANEDRMQIEVLSSIMNAFNEWTVVVDTNGIITMMSDAYKEFVKESHPEGKHVTEVIENTRMHLVAQTGVMEMGEVQEIRGNKMVAMRLPMKKDGKIVGAIGKVIFKDLSDFYSLSRKINNLQKEIQYYKSALDNERRAKYSFNDIISSSPKIRRVKEMARRAAQTDSNILICGESGTGKELYAHAIHNASKRYLAPFIKLNCAAIPAELLESELFGYEEGAFTGARKGGKKGKFEIANGGTILLDEIGDMPVQMQVKLLRVIQEKEIERVGGNVLKDIDVRIIASTNKDLEESIRKGEFRDDLYYRLNVMKITIPPLRDRKEDIPGLSNALRMKVATRLGMYVEGISKEAYEYLMAYDWPGNVRELENVIERAINLLDSDLYIKPEHLPSRLTKNNNKFKIGQGYLKEIIEDVEKQVIEECLEECGWNKNKASKILGISRAGLYNKIRQYDLENVN